The genomic DNA TCCGTCAGTTGGTCAGAAGTGCGGAAACCTCCCGTGAGAAAAAGGCGAAGGAGATTGCCGAGTTTACGCGCATGTCCATCCATGAAAACGAATTATGGAACGCTGGGTATGATCATATTGCCGGAATAGACGAAGTCGGCAGGGGACCACTTGCTGGGCCCGTAGTGGCCGCTGCTGTCATCCTTCCTCACGATTTCCACCTCCCGGGACTCACGGACAGCAAAAAGGTGCATGAGCGGAAACGCGAAGCATTCTTCGACACGATCATGGAGCAGTCGATCGCGACCGGTATCAGTATCATCGGACCGGAAGTAATCGATGATATCAATATATATGAAGCGACAAAAAAAGCGATGAGTGCAGCGATCGGTGAACTTTCGGTACAGCCCGATCATCTATTGATCGATGCCATGCCGCTTACGACACCATACCCGAGCAGGTCCATCATCAAGGGAGATGCCACCAGCATCTCGATTGCGGCTGCTTCCATCATCGCGAAGGTGACA from Rossellomorea marisflavi includes the following:
- a CDS encoding ribonuclease HII, whose product is MERIDMTVSEIKETLKQLAEDDPLWDQLKLDPRKGVRQLVRSAETSREKKAKEIAEFTRMSIHENELWNAGYDHIAGIDEVGRGPLAGPVVAAAVILPHDFHLPGLTDSKKVHERKREAFFDTIMEQSIATGISIIGPEVIDDINIYEATKKAMSAAIGELSVQPDHLLIDAMPLTTPYPSRSIIKGDATSISIAAASIIAKVTRDRLMKEYAVTYPGYGFEKNAGYGTADHLSGLDQYGVTPIHRASFAPVRDRIT